Proteins encoded in a region of the Pelmatolapia mariae isolate MD_Pm_ZW linkage group LG16_19, Pm_UMD_F_2, whole genome shotgun sequence genome:
- the LOC134644384 gene encoding alcohol dehydrogenase 1, which produces MSTAGKVIKCKAAVAWEPNKPVVIEEIEVAPPQANEVRIKIVATGVCHTDLYHLFEGMHKDGFPAVLGHEGAGIVESVGPGVTEFQPGDKVIPLFISQCRECRFCKNPKTNQCVNGWAADSHDVMALAESRFTCKGKKVLQFLGTSTFSEYTVMNQMAVAKIDPAAPLDKVCLLGCGVCTGYGAAVNTAKVEPGSTCAVFGLGAVGLAAVMGCKAAGAKRIIAVDINPDKFEKAKVFGATEFVNPKDHNKPISEVLAEMTNGGVDYSLECVGNVAVMRSALESCIKGWGVSVLVGWTDVHDFAARPIQLIAGRTWKGSLFGGFKSKDGVPEMVKAYLNKKVKLDEFITHKMTLDQVNDAIELMKHGKCIRTVLSVSPQ; this is translated from the exons ATGTCCACCGCTGGTAAG GTCATCAAGTGCAAGGCAGCAGTGGCCTGGGAGCCAAACAAGCCTGTGGTGATTGAGGAGATTGAGGTAGCCCCACCTCAGGCCAATGAGGTCCGGATCAAG ATCGTTGCAACTGGAGTGTGCCACACTGACCTGTACCACCTTTTTGAGGGTATGCACAAAGATGGCTTCCCAGCAGTGCTTGGACACGAGGGAGCCGGCATAGTAGAGAGCGTTGGCCCCGGCGTTACTGAATTTCAGCCAG GAGACAAGGTGATCCCTCTGTTCATCTCCCAGTGTCGGGAATGTCGCTTCTGTAAGAATCCTAAGACCAATCAGTGTGTAAATGGGTG GGCTGCTGATAGTCATGATGTGATGGCTTTAGCAGAATCCAGGTTCACCTGTAAGGGGAAGAAGGTGCTGCAGTTTTTGGGGACCAGCACCTTCTCTGAGTACACTGTGATGAACCAGATGGCTGTGGCTAAGATCGACCCTGCTGCTCCTCTGGATAAAGTCTGCCTCCTTGGGTGTGGGGTATGCACTGGATATGGGGCAGCTGTTAATACTGCTAAG GTTGAGCCGGGCTCCACCTGTGCCGTGTTTGGTCTGGGAGCTGTGGGTTTGGCTGCAGTCATGGGATGCAAGGCTGCAGGAGCCAAAAGGATTATTGCCGTTGACATCAACCCAGACAAGTTTGAGAAGGCCAAAGTGTTTGGAGCCACGGAGTTTGTGAACCCAAAGGATCACAACAAACCCATCAGTGAAGTTTTGGCTGAGATGACAAACGGAGGTGTGGACTACTCCCTGGAATGTGTCGGGAACGTGGCAGTCATG CGCAGTGCCTTGGAGTCTTGTATCAAAGGCTGGGGTGTCAGCGTGCTGGTTGGCTGGACTGATGTCCACGACTTTGCAGCCCGACCCATTCAGCTCATTGCTGGACGTACATGGAAGGGTTCTTTGTTTGGAG GATTTAAGAGTAAGGATGGCGTCCCTGAGATGGTTAAAGCCTACCTGAACAAGAAGGTGAAGCTGGATGAGTTCATCACTCATAAAATGACTTTGGACCAGGTCAACGATGCCATTGAACTGATGAAGCACGGCAAATG CATCCGGACAGTTCTGAGTGTTTCTCCACAGTAA
- the LOC134645366 gene encoding alcohol dehydrogenase 1-like, with amino-acid sequence MTTAGNVIKCKAVVAWEPQQPVVIEEIEVAPPQANEVRIKIVSTSLCHSDLYCLSKVVEKEFFPVVLGHEAAGIVESVGPGVTEFQPGDKVIPLYLPQCGECRFCKSPKTNQCSCFPSILLRTRLGSKEMALAKSRFTCNGQKLRQFMGVSTFSEYTVTHQMAVAKIDPDAPLDKVCLLGCGVCTGYGAAVNTAKVEPGSTCAVFGLGAVGLAAVMGCEAAGAKRIIVVDINPDKFEKAREFGATDFVNPNDHNKPISQVLMEMTGGGVDYSLECVGDVECMVGALESCVKGWGVSVIVGLTDMQDVATRPLQLTLGRTWTGCLFGGFKSKDAVPKMVKDYLEKKLKLDEFISHTMTMDEINDAIDLMKQGKCIRTVMSVCPE; translated from the exons ATGACCACTGCTGGTAAT gtCATCAAGTGCAAGGCAGTAGTAGCCTGGGAGCCCCAGCAGCCTGTGGTGATTGAGGAGATAGAGGTAGCACCACCCCAGGCCAATGAGGTCCGCATCAAG ATTGTTTCAACATCGCTGTGCCATTCAGACTTGTACTGCCTGTCGAAGGTTGTGGAGAAGGAATTTTTCCCAGTCGTCCTTGGCCATGAGGCGGCTGGCATTGTCGAGAGTGTTGGGCCTGGAGTCACAGAATTTCAGCCAG GAGACAAGGTGATTCCTCTCTACCTTCCTCAGTGTGGAGAATGTCGCTTCTGTAAGAGCCCTAAAACAAACCAGT GTTCATGTTTTCCCTCTATCTTGTTAAGGACTAGATTGGGTTCAAAAGAGATGGCACTGGCAAAGTCCAGGTTTACCTGTAATGGGCAGAAGCTGCGGCAGTTTATGGGAGTCAGCACCTTCTCTGAGTACACTGTGACTCATCAGATGGCTGTGGCTAAGATCGACCCTGATGCTCCTCTGGATAAAGTCTGCCTCCTTGGGTGTGGGGTCTGCACTGGATATGGGGCAGCTGTTAATACTGCTAAG GTTGAGCCAGGCTCCACCTGTGCTGTGTTTGGTCTGGGCGCTGTGGGTTTGGCTGCAGTCATGGGCTGTGAGGCTGCAGGAGCCAAAAGGATTATTGTTGTTGACATCAACCCAGACAAGTTTGAGAAAGCCAGGGAGTTTGGCGCTACTGACTTCGTCAATCCCAATGATCACAATAAACCCATCAGCCAAGTGCTGATGGAGATGACTGGTGGAGGTGTAGACTACTCCTTGGAATGTGTTGGTGATGTGGAATGCATGGTAGG TGCTTTGGAGTCCTGTGTGAAAGGCTGGGGCGTCAGTGTGATCGTGGGATTGACAGACATGCAAGACGTAGCCACCCGACCTCTTCAGCTCACCTTAGGACGTACATGGACCGGCTGCCTGTTTGGAG GATTTAAAAGTAAGGATGCTGTTCCTAAGATGGTGAAAGACTACCTGGAAAAGAAACTGAAGCTGGATGAGTTTATCAGTCACACTATGACTATGGATGAAATCAATGATGCCATTGACCTGATGAAGCAAGGCAAATG CATCCGGACAGTTATGAGTGTTTGTCCAGAATGA
- the LOC134644385 gene encoding alcohol dehydrogenase 1-like, with the protein MATAGKVIKCKAAVAWESSKPLVIEEIEVAPPQANEVRIKIVATSLCHSDLYFLYESLDKSLFPTVLGHEAAGIVESVGPGVKEFQPGDKVIPLFLLECGECRFCKSPKTNRCEVGITEHSRLTCKGQKLQQFMGTGTFSEYIVMNQMAVAKIDSAAPLDKVCLLGCGVCTGYGAAVNTAKVEPGSTCAVFGLGAVGLAAVMGCKAAGAKRIIAVDINPDKFEKAKVFGATDFVNPKDHNKPISQVLMEMTGGGVDYSLECIGNVECMRSALESCVAGWGISVIVGWTDLHDVATRPINLMLGRTWTGCLFGGFKGKDGVPRMVKAYLDKKVKLDEFITHNMTLDQVNDAIELLKNGKSIRTVMRFSPQ; encoded by the exons ATGGCCACAGCTGGTAAG GTCATCAAGTGCAAGGCTGCAGTGGCTTGGGAATCCAGCAAGCCTCTGGTGATTGAAGAAATAGAGGTAGCCCCACCCCAGGCCAATGAGGTCCGCATTAAG ATTGTGGCAACATCTCTGTGCCATTCAGACCTGTACTTCCTTTATGAGAGTCTGGACAAATCGCTCTTCCCAACCGTCTTGGGTCATGAGGCAGCTGGCATTGTAGAGAGTGTTGGGCCAGGAGTCAAGGAATTTCAGCCAG GAGACAAGGTAATTCCTCTTTTCCTACTCGAATGTGGAGAATGTCGCTTCTGTAAGAGTCCGAAGACCAACCGGTGTGAAGTAGGAAT CACAGAACATTCCAGGCTTACCTGTAAGGGGCAGAAACTGCAGCAATTTATGGGAACTGGGACCTTCTCTGAGTACATTGTGATGAACCAGATGGCTGTGGCTAAAATCGACTCTGCTGCTCCTCTGGATAAAGTCTGCCTCCTTGGGTGTGGGGTCTGCACTGGATATGGGGCAGCTGTTAATACTGCTAAG GTTGAGCCAGGCTCCACCTGTGCCGTGTTTGGTCTGGGAGCTGTGGGTTTGGCTGCAGTCATGGGATGCAAGGCTGCAGGAGCCAAAAGGATTATTGCCGTCGACATCAATCCAGACAAGTTTGAGAAAGCCAAAGTGTTTGGTGCTACTGACTTCGTCAATCCCAAGGATCACAATAAACCCATCAGCCAAGTGCTGATGGAGATGACTGGTGGAGGTGTTGACTACTCCCTGGAATGTATTGGGAATGTGGAATGCATG CGCAGTGCTTTGGAGTCTTGTGTGGCAGGCTGGGGCATTAGTGTGATTGTTGGATGGACAGACTTGCATGACGTAGCCACCCGACCTATTAACCTCATGTTGGGACGTACATGGACTGGGTGCTTGTTTGGAG GATTTAAGGGTAAGGATGGCGTTCCTAGGATGGTTAAAGCATATCTGGACAAGAAGGTGAAGCTGGACGAGTTCATTACTCACAACATGACTCTGGACCAGGTCAACGACGCCATTGAGCTGTTGAAGAACGGCAAAAG TATCCGCACAGTCATGAGATTTTCTCCACAATAA